In a genomic window of Alcanivorax sp.:
- the lolA gene encoding outer membrane lipoprotein chaperone LolA produces the protein MRKLVTGLLIMPSLLWAAPTDELLSKLQKLESMKGQFEQMVLDQGGTHMQEAEGNFQVARGNRFYWSTAMPFEQLAVSDGSTVWVYDKDLEQVVVRPLSQDLGQTPALLFGGKPADVAEAFAISERSREGQSVTYRLKPKGKDPLFDQLDVTFQGDQPSSMRLQDALGQQTVIDFRDLVVNTGIDASLFNFVPPEGTDVIQQQQ, from the coding sequence ATGCGCAAGCTGGTAACGGGTTTACTGATCATGCCGTCCCTGTTGTGGGCGGCCCCCACCGATGAGCTGCTGTCTAAACTGCAAAAGCTGGAATCCATGAAGGGCCAGTTCGAACAGATGGTGCTGGACCAGGGTGGCACTCACATGCAGGAAGCGGAGGGGAATTTTCAGGTGGCCCGAGGCAACCGTTTCTACTGGTCCACGGCAATGCCGTTTGAGCAATTGGCGGTCTCCGATGGCAGCACCGTCTGGGTCTATGACAAGGACCTGGAGCAAGTGGTGGTGCGCCCCCTGAGTCAGGATCTGGGGCAGACCCCGGCACTGTTGTTCGGCGGAAAGCCCGCCGATGTGGCGGAGGCCTTCGCTATTTCCGAGCGCAGCCGGGAGGGGCAAAGCGTCACTTATCGGCTCAAGCCGAAAGGGAAGGATCCGCTGTTTGACCAGCTGGATGTGACCTTTCAGGGCGACCAGCCCAGCTCCATGCGTTTGCAGGACGCGCTGGGCCAGCAAACCGTGATCGATTTTCGCGATCTGGTAGTCAACACGGGCATTGATGCCTCCCTGTTCAACTTCGTGCCGCCGGAAGGCACGGATGTCATTCAGCAACAGCAATGA
- a CDS encoding cold-shock protein yields the protein MATGRVKWFNNAKGYGFVRPDEGGEDLFVHYSYIQMEGYKSLKAGQPVEYEVQPANKGFHAVNLRADGEYTAEADNEEGAAENQSAPS from the coding sequence ATGGCAACGGGACGAGTAAAGTGGTTTAACAATGCCAAGGGGTACGGGTTTGTCAGACCCGATGAAGGGGGTGAGGATCTGTTCGTCCACTACTCCTATATCCAGATGGAAGGCTACAAGAGCTTGAAGGCAGGCCAGCCCGTGGAATACGAGGTCCAGCCGGCCAACAAGGGCTTTCACGCCGTCAATCTGCGTGCTGACGGGGAATACACCGCCGAAGCCGATAACGAAGAAGGCGCCGCTGAAAACCAGTCGGCGCCCTCCTGA
- the clpS gene encoding ATP-dependent Clp protease adapter ClpS has protein sequence MAHGKGDLRNGPADTPPDPDRHGDLAVEEARPKLKPPSMYKVLMLNDDYTPMDFVVEILEDFFNLGREQATRVMLTVHTEGKAVCGVYPQDIAETKATQVVEYARENQHPLMCQVEKA, from the coding sequence ATGGCTCACGGAAAAGGTGATCTCCGTAATGGGCCTGCAGATACTCCTCCCGACCCGGATCGCCATGGTGATCTGGCGGTGGAAGAGGCCAGGCCGAAGTTGAAGCCCCCCTCCATGTACAAGGTGTTGATGCTCAATGATGACTACACCCCCATGGATTTTGTGGTAGAGATACTGGAAGACTTCTTCAATCTGGGCCGGGAGCAGGCCACCCGCGTGATGCTCACGGTCCATACCGAAGGAAAGGCGGTGTGCGGGGTCTACCCCCAGGATATCGCCGAAACGAAAGCCACTCAGGTGGTGGAATATGCCCGTGAAAATCAGCATCCGCTGATGTGTCAGGTGGAGAAGGCCTGA
- a CDS encoding arginyltransferase, whose protein sequence is MTDLSTLRFFRTPAHSCSYLEDRQASTLFVDPQAKLSPELYSELSLLGFRRSGDYLYRPHCDGCNACIPARVRVTDFHPRRRHRRIEKANQDLTVHREPARYTREFYTLYAAYIDQRHGDGDMYPPSEEQFTNFLTCDWADTHFYCFRQEGKLVAVAVTDQLEDGLSAVYTFFDPTLPERSLGVMALLWQIRQCQRLKLPYLYLGYWIHQCQKMEYKSQYQPLEILRSGAWKDFNKD, encoded by the coding sequence ATGACCGATTTGTCGACGCTGCGATTCTTCCGCACCCCGGCCCACAGCTGCAGCTACCTGGAAGACCGCCAGGCATCTACCCTGTTTGTGGACCCACAGGCCAAACTCTCACCGGAGCTCTATAGTGAACTGAGCTTGCTGGGATTTCGCCGTAGCGGCGATTATCTCTATCGGCCGCACTGCGACGGCTGCAATGCCTGTATACCTGCGCGAGTGCGCGTTACGGATTTCCACCCACGCCGTCGCCATCGACGTATCGAAAAGGCCAATCAGGATCTCACTGTCCACCGCGAGCCAGCTCGCTACACCCGTGAGTTCTACACTCTCTACGCAGCCTATATAGACCAACGTCACGGTGACGGCGACATGTACCCCCCTTCAGAGGAGCAGTTCACCAACTTTCTGACCTGCGACTGGGCTGATACTCACTTCTACTGCTTTCGCCAGGAGGGCAAACTGGTGGCGGTGGCGGTGACCGATCAACTGGAGGATGGTCTCTCTGCCGTCTATACCTTCTTTGATCCGACACTGCCTGAACGCAGTCTGGGCGTGATGGCCCTGCTCTGGCAGATTCGTCAGTGCCAACGCCTGAAACTGCCCTACCTTTACCTGGGCTACTGGATTCATCAGTGCCAGAAGATGGAGTACAAGAGCCAGTATCAACCCCTGGAAATCCTGCGCAGTGGCGCCTGGAAGGACTTCAACAAGGACTAG
- the clpA gene encoding ATP-dependent Clp protease ATP-binding subunit ClpA, protein MLSKELEMTLNEAFRHARSHRHEFMTVEHLLLALLDNEAAVEVLRACSADLEELRDALSQFIEDSTPLLPESDPDRDTQPTLGFQRVLQRAVFSVQSSGKKEVTGANVLVAIFNEQESQAVYFLNCQDIHRLDVVNFIAHGISQVQDAEPSMEAEQDMENAGESAPASALENYASNLNELARADRIDPLVGRAFEIERAAQILCRRRKNNPLLVGEPGVGKTAIAEGLARMIVEEKVPEPLLDATVYSLDLGALLAGTKYRGDFEKRLKAVLAELKKDPNSILFIDEIHTIIGAGAASGGVMDASNLLKPMLASGELKCMGSTTFQEYRGVFEKDRALSRRFQKIDVVEPSVEDTVGILKGLKSRFEKHHDVSYSDAALKAAAELSARYINDRYLPDKAIDVIDEVGAWQRLRPEDQRKHTIEESDVEDMVAKIARIPPKQVSSSDKELLRNLERDLKMTVFGQEEAIDTISAAIKLSRAGLKGENKPIGSFMFAGPTGVGKTEVSRQLARALGVELVRFDMSEYMERHTVSRLIGAPPGYVGYDQGGLLTEAVTKTPHCVLLLDEIEKAHPEVFNILLQVMDNATLTDNNGRKADFRNVIVIMTTNAGAEVLNKRTIGFTDQDNSTDGMEVLKKVFTPEFRNRLDGIIQFLPLTSEVILGVVDKFLVELQAQLDEKGVVLNVDDAARTWLADKGYDKDMGARPMARLIQEQLKKPLAEKLLFGELSENGGQVNVTEKDGQLSLTVKAAEPEPA, encoded by the coding sequence ATGCTCAGCAAAGAACTGGAAATGACGCTCAATGAGGCGTTTCGTCATGCACGCAGCCACCGTCATGAATTCATGACCGTTGAGCATTTGTTGCTGGCGCTGCTGGATAACGAGGCGGCCGTCGAGGTTCTGCGTGCCTGTAGCGCGGACCTGGAGGAACTGCGCGATGCGTTAAGCCAGTTTATCGAGGACTCCACCCCCCTGCTGCCGGAAAGTGACCCGGACCGCGACACCCAGCCAACCCTGGGGTTCCAGCGGGTGTTGCAGCGCGCGGTGTTCAGCGTGCAATCCTCGGGCAAGAAAGAGGTGACCGGCGCCAATGTACTGGTGGCCATCTTCAACGAACAGGAAAGCCAGGCAGTGTATTTTCTCAACTGCCAGGATATCCATCGCCTGGACGTGGTGAACTTTATCGCCCACGGTATTTCCCAGGTGCAGGATGCTGAGCCGTCCATGGAGGCGGAACAGGATATGGAGAATGCCGGTGAGAGTGCGCCGGCCAGCGCCCTGGAAAACTACGCCAGTAACCTGAATGAGCTGGCCCGCGCGGATCGCATCGATCCGCTGGTGGGGCGTGCCTTCGAAATTGAGCGGGCGGCGCAGATCCTCTGTCGTCGCCGCAAGAACAATCCGCTGCTGGTGGGCGAACCCGGCGTCGGCAAGACCGCCATCGCCGAAGGTCTGGCGCGCATGATTGTGGAAGAGAAGGTGCCTGAGCCGCTGCTGGATGCCACCGTCTACTCGCTGGATCTTGGCGCCTTGCTGGCCGGCACCAAGTACCGGGGTGATTTCGAGAAGCGCCTGAAAGCGGTGCTGGCCGAATTGAAGAAGGACCCCAACTCAATCCTCTTTATTGATGAGATCCACACGATTATCGGCGCGGGTGCCGCGTCCGGTGGCGTCATGGATGCCTCCAATCTGCTCAAGCCGATGCTGGCCAGCGGTGAGCTGAAGTGCATGGGCTCGACCACCTTCCAGGAATACCGGGGTGTGTTCGAGAAGGACCGTGCCTTGTCTCGCCGGTTCCAGAAAATCGATGTGGTGGAGCCCTCAGTGGAAGATACCGTGGGTATTCTCAAGGGGCTGAAGAGTCGTTTCGAGAAGCACCACGACGTGAGCTACAGTGATGCCGCCCTGAAAGCAGCGGCGGAGCTGAGCGCCCGCTATATCAATGACCGCTACCTGCCGGACAAGGCCATCGATGTGATCGATGAGGTGGGTGCCTGGCAGCGCCTGCGCCCGGAAGACCAGCGCAAGCACACCATCGAAGAATCCGATGTGGAAGACATGGTGGCCAAGATCGCCCGTATTCCGCCCAAGCAGGTGTCGTCCTCTGACAAGGAGCTGCTGCGCAACCTGGAGCGGGACCTGAAGATGACCGTGTTCGGTCAGGAAGAGGCCATCGACACCATCTCGGCGGCTATCAAGCTGTCCCGGGCCGGCCTCAAGGGCGAGAACAAGCCCATCGGCAGCTTCATGTTTGCCGGCCCCACCGGGGTGGGCAAGACCGAGGTGAGTCGTCAGCTTGCCCGGGCCCTGGGTGTGGAGCTGGTGCGTTTCGACATGTCCGAGTACATGGAGCGCCACACGGTCAGCCGCTTGATCGGCGCCCCTCCGGGCTATGTGGGGTACGACCAGGGTGGTCTGCTGACCGAAGCCGTTACCAAGACGCCGCACTGTGTGCTGCTGCTGGACGAAATCGAGAAGGCGCACCCGGAAGTGTTCAATATCTTGCTTCAGGTGATGGACAACGCCACCCTGACCGATAACAACGGTCGCAAGGCGGACTTCCGCAACGTGATTGTGATCATGACCACCAACGCCGGGGCGGAGGTGCTTAACAAGCGCACCATCGGTTTTACCGATCAGGACAACAGCACCGACGGCATGGAAGTGCTGAAGAAGGTCTTCACCCCCGAGTTCCGCAACCGCCTGGATGGCATCATCCAGTTTCTGCCGCTTACCAGTGAGGTCATCCTTGGTGTGGTGGACAAGTTTCTGGTGGAGCTGCAGGCGCAGCTGGACGAGAAGGGTGTGGTGCTCAACGTGGACGATGCCGCCCGCACCTGGCTGGCAGACAAGGGCTACGACAAGGATATGGGTGCCCGCCCCATGGCGCGCCTGATCCAGGAGCAGCTCAAGAAGCCGCTGGCGGAAAAACTGCTGTTCGGGGAACTGTCCGAGAACGGTGGCCAGGTCAATGTGACCGAGAAGGATGGCCAGCTGTCGCTCACCGTGAAGGCAGCGGAACCGGAGCCAGCGTGA
- the infA gene encoding translation initiation factor IF-1, with protein MAKEEQIELEGVIVETLPNTMFRVKLDNGHVITAHISGKMRKFYIRILTGDRVKVEMSPYDLSKGRITFRMK; from the coding sequence ATGGCGAAAGAAGAGCAGATTGAACTAGAAGGTGTCATCGTTGAAACCCTGCCTAACACGATGTTTCGTGTGAAGCTGGACAACGGTCATGTTATTACCGCCCATATCTCCGGGAAGATGCGTAAATTCTATATCCGCATTCTCACCGGCGATCGCGTCAAGGTGGAAATGTCCCCCTATGACCTGAGCAAGGGCCGTATTACGTTCCGCATGAAATAA
- a CDS encoding DNA translocase FtsK: MSKTVAGQGQSGFSRHLKRGLVEGMVIALIALSLYLLLALISFDSRDPGWSYVGNVDAVRNAAGRAGAFSADLLLGLFGYMAYLFPVLVGFWATKVLRERHAGLPGSWPLFSLRLVGFVLTMLAGTALSYMHFTVGEALPEGAGGILGHEVGAAALDSFNPLGGSLIMVALFLIGVTIFTDLSWIALAEGLGALVLGAFEKIPAWWQARRRKREEAQQKKQAHEKRAKVISEAKKKAETRTPPKIAKPAKPVEKSARVHKEKQQKLFTTEVNGELPPLVLLDQVEESKGGFSEEALEGMSRLLEIKLKDFNIEAEVVAVQPGPVITRFEIQPAPGIKVSRITNLAKDLARSLAVISVRVVEVIPGKTTVGIEIPNEQREMIRFTEVVGTQMFDQSPSPLTMALGKDIAGNPVMADLAKMPHLLVAGTTGSGKSVGVNAMLLSMLFKSNPEDVRLILIDPKMLELAVYDGIPHLLTPVVTDMKEAAGALRWGVGEMERRYRLMASMGVRNLSGYNRKVADAKKAGQPLKDPMWKPEDPMNLEEEAPLAEHLPYIVIVIDEFADMMMIVGKKVEELIARIAQKARAAGIHLILATQRPSVDVITGLIKANVPSRIGFQVSSKIDSRTVLDQGGAEQLLGHGDMLYLPGGKSVPERVHGAFVSDEEVHRVCDDWRKRGEPNYLDEILDGGSDLNAPMPGMESAGGGGDDENDPLYDEAVAYVTQSRRASISSVQRKLKIGYNRAARLVEAMEMAGVVSEAGHNGQREVLAPPPV; encoded by the coding sequence GTGAGTAAAACGGTTGCCGGGCAAGGACAGTCCGGGTTTTCCCGCCATCTCAAACGCGGTTTGGTAGAGGGTATGGTGATCGCCCTGATCGCCCTGTCCCTGTATCTGCTGCTGGCGCTAATCAGCTTCGATAGCCGTGATCCGGGTTGGTCCTACGTGGGCAATGTGGACGCGGTGCGCAATGCCGCTGGCCGGGCCGGGGCGTTTAGCGCCGATCTGTTGCTGGGTCTGTTCGGCTATATGGCGTATCTGTTTCCGGTTCTGGTGGGGTTTTGGGCCACCAAGGTGCTGCGTGAACGCCACGCCGGCCTGCCTGGCAGCTGGCCGTTGTTCAGTCTGCGGCTGGTGGGCTTTGTGCTGACCATGCTGGCGGGAACAGCCCTGTCCTACATGCACTTCACCGTGGGCGAGGCCCTGCCGGAAGGTGCCGGCGGGATTCTCGGCCATGAGGTGGGCGCGGCGGCGCTGGACAGTTTCAACCCTCTGGGGGGCAGCCTGATCATGGTCGCCCTGTTCCTGATCGGGGTCACCATCTTCACCGATCTGTCCTGGATTGCCCTGGCAGAGGGCCTGGGCGCCCTGGTGCTCGGTGCTTTCGAGAAGATTCCGGCTTGGTGGCAAGCACGCCGCAGAAAACGTGAAGAGGCCCAGCAGAAGAAGCAGGCCCATGAAAAACGCGCCAAGGTGATCAGCGAGGCCAAGAAGAAAGCGGAAACCCGCACGCCACCCAAGATCGCCAAACCGGCCAAGCCGGTGGAGAAGAGTGCACGGGTGCACAAGGAGAAACAGCAGAAGCTGTTTACTACCGAGGTGAACGGTGAGCTGCCGCCGCTGGTACTGCTGGATCAGGTTGAAGAGTCCAAGGGCGGTTTCTCCGAGGAAGCCCTGGAGGGCATGTCCCGCCTGCTGGAAATCAAGCTGAAGGATTTCAATATTGAGGCCGAGGTGGTGGCGGTGCAGCCTGGCCCGGTGATTACCCGCTTCGAAATCCAGCCAGCGCCAGGTATCAAGGTGTCACGGATCACCAACCTGGCCAAGGATCTGGCCCGTTCCCTGGCGGTGATCAGCGTGCGGGTGGTGGAAGTGATTCCCGGCAAGACCACCGTGGGCATCGAGATTCCCAACGAACAGCGGGAAATGATCCGCTTTACCGAAGTCGTCGGCACCCAGATGTTCGACCAGTCGCCGTCGCCGTTGACCATGGCGCTGGGCAAGGACATTGCCGGCAACCCGGTGATGGCCGACCTGGCCAAGATGCCTCACCTGTTGGTGGCGGGTACCACCGGTTCCGGTAAGTCTGTGGGCGTGAACGCCATGCTGCTGTCCATGCTGTTCAAATCGAACCCGGAAGACGTGCGACTTATCCTGATCGATCCCAAGATGCTGGAACTGGCGGTTTACGACGGCATTCCCCATTTGCTGACCCCGGTGGTCACGGACATGAAGGAAGCCGCCGGCGCGCTGCGCTGGGGGGTGGGTGAAATGGAGCGTCGCTACCGGCTGATGGCATCCATGGGGGTGCGTAACCTTTCCGGCTATAACCGCAAGGTGGCGGACGCCAAGAAGGCGGGCCAGCCTCTCAAGGATCCCATGTGGAAGCCGGAGGACCCCATGAACCTTGAGGAAGAGGCGCCGCTGGCGGAGCATCTGCCGTACATCGTCATCGTTATCGATGAATTTGCCGACATGATGATGATCGTCGGCAAGAAGGTGGAAGAGCTGATCGCCCGTATCGCCCAGAAAGCCCGGGCAGCCGGTATCCACCTGATTTTGGCCACTCAGCGTCCGTCCGTGGACGTGATTACCGGCCTGATCAAGGCCAACGTGCCGTCCCGGATCGGCTTCCAGGTATCCTCCAAAATCGATTCCCGTACGGTGCTTGATCAGGGCGGGGCAGAGCAACTGCTCGGCCACGGTGACATGCTTTATTTGCCCGGCGGTAAAAGTGTTCCGGAACGTGTTCACGGTGCCTTTGTCTCAGATGAAGAGGTACACCGGGTCTGTGACGACTGGCGCAAGCGCGGTGAGCCCAACTATCTGGACGAAATTCTCGATGGTGGCAGTGACCTCAATGCGCCCATGCCCGGTATGGAAAGTGCCGGTGGCGGGGGCGATGACGAAAACGACCCGCTTTACGATGAGGCGGTGGCCTATGTGACTCAGTCCCGTCGGGCCTCCATTTCTTCCGTGCAGCGGAAACTGAAAATCGGCTACAACCGCGCCGCCCGTCTGGTGGAAGCCATGGAGATGGCCGGGGTTGTCAGCGAGGCGGGCCACAATGGCCAGCGTGAAGTGCTGGCACCGCCGCCGGTGTAA
- the icd gene encoding NADP-dependent isocitrate dehydrogenase: MGYQKITVPADGDKITVNADLSLNVPNHPIIPYIEGDGIGVDISPVMMKVVNAAIEKAYGTKRGITWMEVYAGEKATVVYGPDVWLPEETLEALREFTVGIKGPLTTPVGGGIRSLNVALRQELDLYTCMRPVRYFEGVPSPVVHPELTDMIIFRENSEDIYAGIEWAADSPEATKLIRFLREEMGVTQIRFPEGCGIGIKPVSREGTQRLVRKAIQYAIDNDKDSVTLVHKGNIMKYTEGAFKDWGYQLAGERFGAELLDGGPWMTMKNPRTGKEIIIKDVIADAFLQQILMRPADYSVIATLNLNGDYISDALAAEVGGIGIAPGANIGGSVSLFEATHGTAPKYAGQDKVNPGSLILSAEMMLRHMGWNDAADLIINGVEGAIAAKTVTYDFERLMPDATLLKCSEFGDAVIEHMGI, encoded by the coding sequence ATGGGATACCAAAAGATCACGGTTCCCGCAGACGGTGACAAAATCACGGTTAATGCGGACCTGTCCCTGAATGTCCCCAACCACCCGATTATTCCTTATATCGAAGGGGACGGCATTGGTGTTGATATCTCACCAGTGATGATGAAAGTTGTTAATGCAGCGATCGAAAAAGCTTATGGTACCAAGCGTGGCATCACCTGGATGGAAGTATACGCAGGGGAAAAGGCCACGGTTGTTTACGGGCCTGATGTCTGGCTGCCCGAAGAGACCCTGGAAGCACTGCGAGAATTCACCGTGGGTATCAAGGGGCCGCTGACCACGCCGGTAGGTGGCGGTATCCGTTCACTGAATGTGGCCCTGCGCCAGGAGCTCGACCTTTATACCTGTATGCGCCCGGTTCGCTACTTTGAAGGGGTTCCCAGTCCGGTGGTACATCCTGAACTCACCGACATGATCATTTTCCGAGAAAACTCCGAAGATATTTACGCGGGCATCGAGTGGGCTGCAGACAGCCCGGAAGCCACCAAGTTGATCCGTTTCCTGCGCGAGGAAATGGGCGTCACCCAGATCCGATTCCCGGAAGGCTGTGGTATTGGCATCAAGCCAGTGTCCCGTGAGGGCACCCAGCGTCTGGTGCGCAAGGCGATTCAGTATGCCATCGACAATGACAAGGATTCCGTCACCCTGGTGCACAAGGGCAACATCATGAAGTACACCGAGGGTGCCTTTAAGGATTGGGGCTACCAGCTGGCCGGTGAGCGTTTCGGCGCGGAGTTGCTGGATGGCGGCCCTTGGATGACCATGAAAAACCCGCGCACCGGCAAGGAAATCATCATCAAGGATGTGATCGCGGATGCGTTCCTGCAGCAGATCCTGATGCGTCCTGCCGATTACAGCGTGATCGCCACCCTGAACCTGAACGGTGACTACATTTCCGATGCTCTGGCAGCGGAAGTGGGGGGGATCGGGATTGCCCCAGGGGCCAACATTGGTGGCTCCGTGTCCCTGTTCGAGGCAACCCACGGGACTGCACCGAAATATGCCGGCCAGGATAAGGTGAACCCCGGTTCCCTGATTCTGTCAGCGGAAATGATGCTGCGTCACATGGGCTGGAATGATGCGGCCGACCTCATCATCAATGGCGTGGAAGGGGCGATTGCCGCCAAGACCGTGACCTATGATTTCGAACGGCTGATGCCGGATGCCACCTTGCTGAAGTGCTCCGAGTTCGGTGATGCGGTGATTGAGCATATGGGTATCTGA
- the trxB gene encoding thioredoxin-disulfide reductase, with the protein MSDVQHHRLIILGSGPAGYTAAVYAARANLKPVVITGIQPGGQLTTTTEVDNWPGDVEGLQGPDLMVRMQQHAERFETEMVYDHINEVDVRNRPFTLQGDSGTYTCDALIIATGASAMYLGLESEEAFMGKGVSACATCDGFFYKGQRVAVIGGGNTAVEEALYLSHIADHVTLVHRRDSLRAEKILQDKLLAKDNISVEWDHTLEEVLGDDSGVTGMRIKSTKGEGSKDLELQGVFIAIGHKPNTDIFEGQLDMNDGYIKIRSGIEGNATATSVEGVFAAGDVADHVYRQAVTSAGAGCMAALDAEKYLDNLNH; encoded by the coding sequence ATGAGCGACGTGCAGCACCATCGCCTGATTATCCTCGGTTCCGGCCCTGCGGGTTACACCGCCGCCGTTTACGCCGCCCGTGCCAACCTCAAGCCGGTGGTGATTACCGGGATTCAGCCGGGTGGGCAGCTCACCACCACCACCGAGGTGGACAACTGGCCCGGTGACGTGGAAGGCTTGCAGGGCCCGGACCTGATGGTGCGCATGCAGCAGCATGCCGAGCGTTTTGAGACGGAAATGGTGTACGACCACATCAACGAAGTGGATGTGCGCAACCGCCCCTTCACCCTCCAGGGTGATAGCGGCACCTACACCTGTGATGCCCTGATCATTGCCACTGGGGCTTCCGCAATGTACCTGGGCCTGGAGTCCGAGGAAGCCTTCATGGGTAAAGGGGTGTCCGCCTGTGCCACCTGTGACGGCTTTTTCTACAAGGGCCAGCGCGTTGCCGTGATCGGTGGCGGCAATACCGCCGTCGAGGAAGCTCTGTACCTGTCGCACATTGCCGACCATGTAACCCTGGTGCATCGCCGTGACAGCCTGCGCGCGGAGAAAATCCTCCAGGACAAGCTGCTCGCCAAGGACAACATCAGCGTCGAGTGGGACCACACCCTGGAAGAAGTGCTGGGCGACGACAGCGGTGTCACCGGGATGCGCATCAAATCCACCAAGGGTGAAGGCAGCAAAGACCTTGAACTGCAAGGTGTCTTCATTGCCATCGGCCACAAGCCGAACACGGATATCTTCGAAGGCCAATTGGACATGAACGACGGCTACATCAAGATCCGTAGCGGCATCGAAGGCAATGCCACTGCCACCAGTGTGGAAGGCGTGTTCGCCGCTGGCGATGTGGCGGATCACGTCTACCGTCAGGCGGTCACCTCCGCCGGTGCGGGCTGCATGGCCGCTCTGGATGCGGAGAAGTATCTGGACAACCTGAACCACTAA
- the aat gene encoding leucyl/phenylalanyl-tRNA--protein transferase → MVPWLEPGTPFPDTRTALTDPDGLLAAGADLSPETLLRAYSLGIFPWYDADYQPILWWSPAPRCVIHPRRIHVSRSLARHMRRTDFTVTLDRAFESVMRLCAAPRADGLGTWISEEMIDAYVHLNKLGYAHSLEVWQDGQIAGGVYGIKLGGVFFGESMVSPRQNGSKVAFAALRALAPTLDIELIDAQVENPHLLSLGAELIDRPAFEGLLQQLIPDTPKAEHWPDTEWDRSLPLGNTSQEPDDRR, encoded by the coding sequence ATGGTGCCGTGGCTGGAACCGGGAACCCCGTTCCCGGATACCCGCACCGCCCTGACTGACCCCGATGGCTTGCTTGCCGCCGGGGCCGACCTGAGCCCGGAGACACTGCTCCGGGCTTATTCGTTGGGCATCTTTCCCTGGTATGACGCCGACTACCAACCCATCCTGTGGTGGTCCCCTGCCCCACGCTGTGTGATTCACCCGCGACGCATACATGTCAGCCGTAGCCTGGCCCGACATATGCGCCGAACCGACTTTACCGTCACCCTGGACCGAGCCTTCGAATCGGTGATGCGCCTGTGCGCAGCCCCCAGGGCTGATGGTCTGGGTACCTGGATCAGCGAGGAAATGATCGACGCCTATGTGCACCTGAACAAGCTTGGTTATGCCCACAGCCTGGAGGTCTGGCAGGACGGACAGATTGCCGGTGGTGTCTACGGCATCAAGCTGGGCGGAGTCTTCTTCGGAGAATCCATGGTCTCGCCTCGGCAAAACGGCTCCAAGGTTGCCTTTGCCGCCCTGCGAGCCCTGGCGCCAACCCTGGATATCGAGCTCATTGATGCCCAGGTGGAAAACCCGCACCTGCTTAGCCTTGGCGCCGAACTAATCGACCGTCCCGCCTTCGAGGGACTACTGCAACAGCTGATTCCTGACACTCCCAAAGCCGAGCACTGGCCTGATACTGAATGGGATCGCTCTCTGCCGCTCGGCAACACATCGCAGGAGCCCGACGACAGGCGATAG